One Dermatophagoides farinae isolate YC_2012a chromosome 1, ASM2471394v1, whole genome shotgun sequence genomic region harbors:
- the LOC124492240 gene encoding uncharacterized protein LOC124492240 yields the protein MISFNNQSFFSLLSMFVLASLASVVKSYNSGRTYSSEVETDHHDNDYGKEEPGIEAAFTSKHAIETYSVPTSAEHKTPVVDINSVPLSLKIRFNSHSSNIVAVQNHFGSHGQVKKSNSIDQPDILIHNIKKPIIQEIRESITPYRKRIQEVKPVHEKIETVIATRHRSGYGHGYAGGGGGGRGRGSHYDD from the exons atgatttcattcaataatcaatcg tttttttctttattatccATGTTTGTTTTGGCATCATTAGCTTCTGTGGTTAAATCATATAATAGTGGTCGAACGTATTCATCTGAAGTGGAaactgatcatcatgataatgattatggaaAAGAGGAACCTGGCATTGAAGCTGCATTTACATCAAAACATGCAATCGAAACGTATTCAGTACCTACAAGTGCCGAACATAAAACACCAGTGGTTGATATTAATTCCGTACCATTATCGTTGAAAATTCGTTTCAATTCACATTCATCCAATATTGTTGCCGTACAGAATCATTTCGGTAGTCATGGACAGGTGAAgaaatccaattcaattgatcaacCAGATATATTGATACACAATATTAAAAAGCCGATCATACAAGAAATTAGAGAAAGCATTACACCGTACAGGAAAAGGATTCAAGAGGTTAAACCTGTGcatgaaaaaatcgaaacagTCATTGCAACACGGCATCGATCTGGATATGGTCATGGCtatgctggtggtggtggtggtggtcgtgGTCGTGGTAGCCATTACGATGATTAG
- the MED20 gene encoding mediator complex subunit 20 — MVVSSVHIVSDFAAGPQMVETFQTNLETLGAKKSGNFLIECDTYYSNAAIFPTQKLLNLLQSSEYPASAFSLIENGPTIVADSSFEQIITNLSNFYSPKKLARVEVRGQKWTLGDFIVKLGSCTMGANFKAVIAEIEYGPCSVPSACWDLIKELGRSFVGPSISKPHQHLLARMNELYGPVDTIHQYNDIFNQIKKQTPQGNTM; from the coding sequence atggtTGTCAGTTCCGTTCATATTGTTTCGGATTTTGCTGCCGGTCCACAAATGGTCGAAACATTTCAGACAAATCTGGAAACATTGGGTGCAAAAAAATCGGGCAATTTTCTAATCGAATGCGACACTTATTATTCTAATGCCGCAATATTCCCCACACAAAAGTTGCTCAATCTATTACAATCATCGGAATATCCTGCCAGtgcattttcattgatagaAAATGGTCCAACCATTGTTGCCGATTCATCTTTCGAACAGATAATTActaatttatcaaatttttattcacccAAAAAATTGGCTCGTGTTGAAGTCCGTGGTCAAAAATGGACGCTTGGTGATTTCATTGTCAAACTTGGATCATGTACAATGGGAGCTAATTTCAAAGCGGTTATTGCCGAAATCGAATATGGCCCTTGTTCGGTACCAAGTGCTTGTTGGGATCTAATTAAAGAATTGGGACGATCATTTGTTGGCCCTTCGATTAGTAAACCACATCAACATTTATTAGCtcgtatgaatgaattgtatgGTCCAGTGGATACGATCcatcaatataatgatatattcaatcagattaaaaaacaaacacctCAAGGTAATACAatgtaa
- the LOC124491573 gene encoding mortality factor 4-like protein 1 — translation MTNNNNNNNKKNASKKFKFEIGEKVLCYQDKHIYEAKCVSIRKSNTIIEYLIHYRGWKPKYDEWVLPDRILKYTQDNLKLQQKLRQSNKKSHKKKSKKTEHHKTNTKESKKKSTKKDELKKSTSIDNTNNSVNHNYKNLNSNDIEVPVYIEKQEDFLNKREVKIRIPEDLKTILTDDWELIINQKKLVHLPFKLNIDKILNDYYFNKSQAAKLPSNHTLDGYIDFLNAIRRYFNFFLDKCLLYPSEKQQMEYLIKNYDEFSKTAKSDPSNSKDSKRLLKKFRKATPKSGNNRFPSSSNRTNESENNNQICIKSSRLPLLFNDQNSQTSETSDSCSTSTEVSSTELQQCQQQNKLDSATMMNMNDKRIDFTKLYGAVHLLRLFTKLGQFLFYTDLNSERINLVNSYIYDFLKYLSKNLWLFANESDTSYIDSFLLDRNTR, via the exons atgaccaacaacaacaacaacaacaataaaaagaatgcgagcaaaaaatttaaatttgaaattggtgAAAAAGTTCTCTGCTATCAAGATAAACATATCTACGAAGCTAAATGTGTTAGCATAcgaaaatcaaatacaatAATTGAATATCTAATACATTATCGGGGTTGGAAGCCCAAATACGATGAATGGGTGTTGCCAGATCGAATTCTTAAATATACACAGGATAACCTTAAActtcaacaaaaattacgACAATCCAATAAGAAAAGTcataagaaaaaatcgaaaaaaactgAACACCATAAAACGAACACGAAAGaatcgaagaaaaaatcaacgaaaaaagatGAGTTGAAAAAATCCACTAGCATCGATAATACAAACAATTCTG TAAATCacaattataaaaatttaaattcaaatgacaTCGAAGTTCCCGTATACATTGAAAAACAGGAAGATTTTCTCAATAAACGTGAAGTAAAGATTCGTATACCTGAAGATTTGAAAACCATTTTGACCGACGATTGggaattgattatcaatcagaaaaaattggTACATCTTCCATTCAAGTTGAACATTGACAAAATattaaatgattattatttcaacaaGTCGCAGGCGGCAAAATTACCCTCAAATCATACGCTCGATGGTTACATCGATTTCCTAAACGCTATAAGAcgatattttaatttttttctcgacaAATGCCTACTATATCCATCGGAAAAACAGCAAATGGaatatttgattaaaaattatgatgaattttccaAGACAGCCAAATCCGATCCCTCCAATAGCAAAGATTCGAAAcgtttattgaaaaaatttcgaaaagcTACACCGAAATCTGGAAACAATCGTTTTCCATCCTCATCGAATCGAACAAATGAAagtgaaaacaacaatcaaatttgtATTAAATCTTCTCGTCTACCATTGTTgttcaatgatcaaaatagTCAAACTAGTGAAACATCGGATAGTTGTAGTACGAGTACTGAAGTATCCAGTACCGAACTACAACAATgtcaacaacagaataaatTGGATTCAGCCacaatgatgaacatgaatGATAAACGAATCGATTTTACCAAACTTTATGGTGCTGTTCATCTATTGCGATTGTTTACTAAATTGGGACAATTCCTCTTTTACACTGATCTCAATTCGGAACGTATAAATCTAGTGAATAGCTATATTTATGATTTTCTAAAATATCTTAGTAAAAATCTTTGGCTTTTTGCCAATGAATCAGATACGTCatacattgattcatttttactTGACAGAAATACTAGATGA
- the LOC124492242 gene encoding low molecular weight phosphotyrosine protein phosphatase, with translation MSSNKRGVLFVCLGNICRSPIAEAVFKSLIQKRNVTDEWFCDSAATASYHTGELPDHRAIEILKERGLTTDHKARKLTKEDFTRFEWIFGMDESNISNIKRMAPSNSTSKIELLGSYDPEGQLIIEDPYYQGGNDGFIANYDQCLRCCKAFLDKMNELK, from the exons ATGTCATCGAATAAACGTGGTGTACTATTTGTTTGTCTCGGTAATATTTGCCGTTCCCCAATAGCTGAAGCTGTTTTCAAAAGTTTAATCCAAAAAAG aAATGTAACTGATGAATGGTTTTGTGATAGTGCAGCAACAGCTTCATATCACACGGGTGAATTACCGGATCATCGAGCCATTGAGATATTGAAAGAACGTGGTTTGACTACCGATCATAAGGCTCGTAAATTGACAAAAGAGGATTTCACAAGATTTGAATGGATTTTCGGTATGGATGAAAGTAATATTAGTAACATCAAACGAATGGCACCATCTaattcaacatcaaaaattgaattactTGGATCCTATGATCCTGAAGGTCAATTAATTATTGAAGATCCATATTATCAAGGTGGCAATGATGGATTCATTGCAAATTATGATCAATGTTTACGTTGCTGTAAAGCATTTcttgataaaatgaatgaattgaaatga
- the EMC8-9 gene encoding ER membrane protein complex subunit 8/9 — MSSDEQLDLSPTSPGTSLSSNNSNDDLVISIKCYIKVLMHALRYPHAIVNGVLVMEKKKKSADKSNRLVDCIPLFHSGHGLTPMLEVALNQVSNYLQNNTNYTIGGYYQANDYFHEIPHPIPTVFAERISDKINEINPESVMIMLNDYNLATFIDHAEKLNQPLFMYNYVDGKLKLKSINNNVRGFQLENFQTLYQAIQELIVRKQYHLNIVDFDSHLENVKHDWRNTKLDEMIENFEI, encoded by the exons atgtcTTCAGATGAACAATTAGATTTATCACCTACATCCCCGGGAACATCATTATCCAGCAATAATTCCAACGATGATCTAgtcatttcaataaaatgttACATCAAAGTATTGATGCATGCACTACGTTATCCTCATGCCATCGTCAATGGTGTATTAGtgatggaaaagaaaaagaaatctgCTGATAAATCGAATCGGCTTGTCGATTGCATTCCGTTATTTCATTCGGGTCATGGCTTAACTCCAATGTTGGAAGTTGCTTTGAATCAA gTATCGAATTATCTACAGAATAACACCAATTACACGATTGGTGGATATTATCAAGCGAATGATTATTTCCATGAAATTCCACATCCAATTCCTACGGTATTTGCTGAACGTATTTCGGATAAAATTAACGAAATCAATCCAGAATCggtgatgatcatgttgaatgattataatctAGCTACTTTTATTGATCACGCTGAAAAGCTTAATCAACCACTATTCATGTACAATTATGTTGATGGAAAATTGAAACTAAAatcgattaataataatgttcgtggatttcaattggaaaatttccaAACACTTTACCAAGCCATACAGGAATTAATAGTCCGAAAACAATATCATTTAAACATTGTTGATTTCGACTCACATCTTGAGAATGTAAAACATGATTGGCGAAATACTAAacttgatgaaatgattgaaaattttgaaatttaa
- the LOC124492234 gene encoding aspartate aminotransferase, mitochondrial codes for MTARIYSIIKRSAYQNAFPKVKISPNNFWNKISLAPRDPILSINQLYQQDPNPEKINLSIGTYRTENNESYVFPTVRKAEKIVFDDCFVIDKDYSPMEGYMPFNREAFRLLFGGDRALEKSSITVQTLAGTGALDLGAAFLAKFFQGHKQVSISNPSWINHYFIFRNYNFDIHAFRYYDNNRKTFDEDGFFEDLKNLPNNSVILIQPCGHNPSAIELNSDQWMMVSRIVRNKNLLPFFDIAYHGLCSGNIDQDVNPIRLFAEQGHLMLISQSFSKNMGIYSDRVGSLTIVCDSENEAYRVQSQLKNIIISKYICPPTQGGRLVASILLDPSLKKEWQQDLQRISSRLSLTRKELQSKLEIACPSYHQQWRTITEQRGIFWYSGLTSSQVETLINDYSIYLCEDGRVNVAGLTWKNIDLFVNVVSNILNNQ; via the exons ATGACGGCCAGAATCTATTCAATTATCAAACGTTCAGCATATCAGAATGCTTTTCCCAAAGTTAAAATTTCTCCCAACAA TTTCTGGAATAAAATCAGTCTAGCTCCAAGAGATCCAATCCTGTCGATAAATCAACTTTATCAACAGGATCCGAATcctgaaaaaatcaatctttCCATTGGTACATATCGAACCGAAAACAATGAATCCTATGTATTTCCAACAGTAAGAAAAGctgaaaaaattgtctttGATGACTGTTTCGTGATTGACAAAGACTATTCACCAATGGAAGGTTATATGCCGTTTAATCGTGAAGCATTTAGATTGTTATTTGGTGGTGATCGTGCTCTTGAAAAATCT AGCATAACCGTACAAACATTAGCCGGTACCGGTGCATTAGATTTGGGAGCTGCATTTTTggctaaattttttcaagGCCACAAACAagtatcaatttcaaatccaTCATGGATCAATCATTACTTTATATTTCGAAATTATAATTTCGATATCCATGCATTTAgatattatgataataatcgtaaAACTTTTGATGAAGATGGCTTTTTCGAAGATCTTAAAAATTTGCCAAATAATTCTGTTATCCTCATACAACCTTGTGGCCATAATCCATCGgccattgaattgaat TCAGATCAATGGATGATGGTATCGAGGATAgtgagaaataaaaatttacttCCATTTTTTGATATTGCTTATCATGGATTATGTTCAGGAAATATCGACCAAGATGTCAATCCAATTCGTTTGTTTGCTGAACAGGGCCATTTGATGCTTATATcgcaatcattttcaaaaaatatgGGTATCTATAGTGATAGAGTTGGATCATTGACCATTGTATGTGATTCAGAGAATGAAGCTTATCGTGTACAATCACAActaaaaaatataatcatttCGAAATATATCTGTCCACCAACTCAAGGCGGACGACTTGTTGCCTCGATACTGTTGGatccatcattgaaaaaagaatggcAACAAGATCTGCAGCGGATTTCATCGCGATTGTCGTTGACAAGAAAAGAGCTACAATCCAAACTAGAGATAGCTTGTCCATcgtatcatcaacaatggcGTACAATCACTGAACAACGTGGCATTTTCTGGTACTCAGGattaacatcatcacaagttgaaacattgattaatgattataGTATTTATCTTTGTGAAGATGGTCGTGTCAATGTTGCCGGTTTGACttggaaaaatattgatttatttgtcaATGTTGTGAGCAATATACTCAACAACCAATGA
- the LOC124492235 gene encoding uncharacterized protein LOC124492235, with amino-acid sequence MGSGNYNATEYQKFLDQVQYSKNGVARYEWIFGEGYLSTGGLETTKEIVPHLELKSGQKLLDMGSGLGGHDFYMVEKYDVYIDAVDLSQNMMDVVMDYYNKKPHLKDKINFRLCDVTKAEFPSNYYDAIYSRDALLHIKDKHQLFQNFMKWLKPGGRIVFTDYLRGDGQTSEEFQQYVKQRDYTLWTKNEYEKMLKEVGFVNLKVQESKDQFVKSLERELKKLSDGKQDFLSKFSQKDYDDLENGWTAKIKRAQNDDQSWVLVVAFKPQQS; translated from the coding sequence atgGGTTCTGGAAACTACAATGCAACTGAATATCAGAAATTTCTTGATCAAGTACAGTATTCGAAAAATGGAGTCGCTCGTTATGAATGGATATTTGGTGAAGGATATCTCTCAACTGGTGGTCTTGAAACAACCAAAGAAATTGTTCCACATTTAGAATTGAAATCTGGCCAAAAACTATTGGATATGGGTTCGGGACTTGGTGGCCATGACTTTTATATGGTGGAAAAATATGATGTTTACATTGATGCCGTGGATTTATCACAAAATATGATGGACGTTGTCATGGATtattataacaaaaaacCTCATTTGAaagataaaatcaatttccgTTTGTGCGACGTGACTAAGGCTGAATTTCCAagtaattattatgatgctATTTATAGCCGTGATGCTCTTTTGCACATCAAAGACAAACATCAATTGTTCCAAAACTTTATGAAATGGCTTAAACCTGGTGGACGCATCGTTTTTACTGATTATCTACGTGGTGATGGCCAAACCAGTGAAGAATTTCAACAATACGTCAAACAACGTGATTATACACTATGgacaaaaaacgaatatgaaaaaatgttgaaagaAGTAGGATTTGTCAATCTTAAAGTTCAAGAATCAAAAGATCAATTTGTCAAATCATTAGAAcgtgaattgaaaaaactaAGTGATGGTAAACAAGATTTCTTGTCGAAATTCTCTCAAAAAGATTACGATGATCTCGAAAATGGATGGACTGCCAAAATCAAACGTgcccaaaatgatgatcaatcgtGGGTTTTGGTTGTTGCATTCAAGCCACaacaatcataa